From a single Crateriforma spongiae genomic region:
- a CDS encoding serine/threonine-protein kinase, translating to MPSTDDQVESLYAELLRIESDSDREAFLQAQQVESPERAEQLRELYRCGKFAQRVFRALDDDDRQLNETCDSNPTDRKNLEWTVGHGRLSELRAGAGIGPYKLLEPIGEGGMGVVYLAQQSAPVRRKVALKIIKPGMDSKQVIARFEAERQALAMMEHPNIARALDAGTTESGLPYFVMELVRGIPMTEYCDRAKMPNRQRLELFCDACNAIQHAHNKGIIHRDIKPSNVLVTEQDGKPLVKVIDFGVAKALTDNLTDKTLFTGMFQLMGTPLYMSPEQASLSNVDVDVRSDVYSLGVMLYELLSGTLPIDRHTAKELTFEQLRLRICDTEPPRPSKRLSTLKEDQETIAERRGLPPKQIGRLITSELDWIVMKAIEKDRKRRYQSAREFGEDIRRLLDGKMVEACPPSTIYQLRRYAHRNRWLMMFAASIILTMTIGTLTSLKFAFDSRRNAEIASRAQGKAESLAADYKSLLELSEANAKSAEIASQKAQAASMEARKTAYVSDIRLAAAQVKQGLQSEAMETLSEYAVVKDQIDLRGFEWYYLLGQANQSDRAWRIGAEVVGIDWSSDGKLIATVDHTSACTVWDAETGEQLHRWNPGRTIGKCVRFSDDGQWLAWGTASDDAKVRIWDRKTDTVSELATFPGSVWSIRWNADNDEILVGCITHSNAESRKNPTVFLLRRVNEKWQMVEKDRYQGNLKLVDWNFDESRIWAVNEKNSNHLRKYQFSTLKHEHVEGVAPPNTKDGALANCSPWMAITDASGWCVVINEANQEEIKRFRCHWSECRPTWSRDDRFLATSGIDGYVKIWNSETWELVRQFGGHLGKVHDTAWSPDGNRLAASGADGQIIVWSMDEEPRNMHLIGRRQGQRRFRWATPETIQYCDDSSLYELNVDTGNKRLIERYPSASEKWILGATDFALGLKNSAIADCTDPRLASVLEGKRVAQFAVHRSNERARLVLSLGSRTIPIIFDSQSHDDEIAVGDKHFVNVAQFDWSPDGKKIAAVGNGLQSDDGTPAYHGWLYMIDASTGSIDQRVQVGLSRDGARTVDWSNDGTMLAVGNDVGICETYTSGDLMKVAGDNLHRAKVNSVDIHPDGRTVASGGEDHVVLVWDANSGEILLRWQLDHEARQVAWSQDGRRLGAYDAGGKLHIWDIVRGEQFAGSDAFLGRMDYQVKEDMFRSIDAEQWDAAATYASCWIDLAGTEIDSPYYCAALLKLAVGDKESARSVVDQMLARLPGTDPPSKESWIPWTASLASNLFKDSDRVIEVARRTAHENPEDESAAFKLGTVLVRAGRHEEADKVFRELRLKRGERKAPVNFGFFYAINTWHLGDVRRAKELLSAADEVAESELKSDSAWNRLLTIKLLRQEAHDLIDPRRE from the coding sequence ATGCCCTCCACCGATGACCAGGTCGAATCGCTCTACGCGGAATTGCTACGAATCGAATCCGATTCGGACCGCGAAGCGTTTCTGCAGGCACAGCAGGTAGAATCGCCCGAGCGAGCGGAGCAGCTTCGGGAGTTGTATCGGTGCGGGAAGTTTGCCCAGCGGGTTTTCCGTGCGCTCGATGACGACGATCGGCAACTGAACGAGACCTGCGACTCAAACCCGACCGACAGAAAAAATTTGGAGTGGACGGTCGGGCACGGTCGGCTTTCCGAATTGCGGGCCGGAGCTGGAATCGGCCCCTACAAACTGCTGGAGCCGATCGGCGAAGGCGGCATGGGCGTCGTCTACCTGGCACAGCAGTCTGCCCCCGTCCGCCGCAAGGTCGCCCTAAAAATCATCAAACCGGGGATGGACAGCAAGCAGGTGATTGCCCGCTTCGAGGCCGAGCGTCAGGCGTTGGCAATGATGGAGCACCCAAACATTGCCCGGGCACTCGACGCGGGGACGACCGAATCGGGACTACCCTATTTTGTGATGGAGCTCGTTCGCGGCATACCGATGACCGAGTACTGCGACCGGGCGAAGATGCCCAACCGTCAGCGATTAGAGTTGTTTTGTGACGCCTGCAACGCGATCCAGCACGCTCATAACAAAGGCATCATCCACCGAGACATCAAGCCGTCCAACGTCCTGGTCACCGAACAGGATGGCAAACCGCTGGTCAAAGTCATCGACTTCGGTGTTGCCAAGGCGCTGACCGACAATTTGACGGACAAGACATTGTTCACAGGGATGTTCCAGTTGATGGGGACCCCGCTGTACATGAGCCCCGAACAGGCCTCCCTGTCCAACGTCGATGTCGATGTCCGCAGCGACGTGTATTCGTTGGGTGTGATGTTGTATGAGTTGCTCTCGGGCACTTTGCCGATCGATCGCCACACCGCGAAGGAACTCACCTTCGAACAGCTTCGCCTACGAATTTGTGATACCGAGCCACCGCGGCCGAGTAAAAGGCTCAGCACCCTCAAGGAAGACCAGGAAACCATTGCGGAGCGTCGTGGTTTACCTCCCAAACAGATTGGGCGATTGATCACCAGCGAGCTCGACTGGATCGTGATGAAGGCGATCGAAAAGGACCGCAAACGGCGGTATCAGTCGGCACGGGAGTTCGGAGAGGACATTCGTCGCCTTCTTGATGGCAAGATGGTCGAGGCTTGTCCGCCGTCGACGATCTATCAGCTAAGACGCTACGCCCATCGCAATCGTTGGCTGATGATGTTTGCGGCGAGCATTATCTTGACCATGACAATCGGAACGCTCACAAGCCTAAAATTCGCTTTCGACTCTCGACGAAATGCTGAGATCGCATCACGAGCCCAGGGAAAGGCGGAGAGTCTAGCAGCCGACTACAAGTCGTTGCTTGAGCTTTCCGAGGCAAATGCCAAGTCGGCCGAAATCGCTTCACAGAAAGCCCAAGCCGCATCCATGGAAGCTCGAAAGACGGCATATGTTTCAGACATCCGCTTGGCCGCCGCTCAGGTCAAGCAGGGATTGCAGTCCGAAGCGATGGAAACACTGTCGGAATATGCGGTGGTCAAAGATCAAATCGACTTGAGAGGTTTCGAGTGGTACTACCTTCTAGGGCAAGCGAATCAAAGCGATCGCGCATGGCGAATCGGAGCTGAGGTCGTCGGCATCGACTGGAGCAGCGACGGAAAGCTGATTGCCACCGTGGATCACACGTCCGCCTGTACGGTTTGGGATGCCGAAACGGGAGAACAATTGCACCGCTGGAATCCTGGTCGGACCATCGGGAAGTGCGTCCGTTTCAGCGATGACGGACAATGGCTGGCTTGGGGGACTGCATCCGATGACGCCAAAGTCCGGATCTGGGACCGAAAGACCGATACGGTGTCGGAATTAGCAACGTTTCCCGGCTCGGTATGGTCGATTCGCTGGAACGCCGATAACGATGAGATTCTGGTTGGCTGCATCACCCACTCGAATGCAGAGTCACGTAAGAACCCGACGGTGTTCCTCCTTCGACGCGTCAACGAGAAGTGGCAGATGGTTGAAAAAGACAGGTACCAGGGGAATCTCAAACTGGTGGACTGGAATTTTGACGAGTCACGAATCTGGGCTGTCAACGAGAAGAATTCTAACCACCTACGTAAATATCAGTTCAGCACCCTCAAGCACGAACACGTGGAAGGTGTTGCGCCGCCCAACACAAAAGATGGAGCGTTGGCCAATTGCTCACCGTGGATGGCAATCACCGATGCTAGTGGCTGGTGCGTCGTCATCAACGAAGCGAATCAAGAAGAGATCAAGAGATTTCGATGCCACTGGAGCGAATGTCGACCGACTTGGAGTCGTGATGATCGATTCCTAGCGACCTCAGGCATCGATGGCTACGTCAAGATTTGGAATTCCGAGACGTGGGAGCTTGTCCGGCAATTCGGCGGGCATCTCGGTAAAGTACATGACACGGCGTGGTCACCCGACGGCAACCGACTTGCAGCGTCTGGAGCCGACGGGCAAATAATCGTTTGGTCGATGGACGAAGAACCACGCAACATGCACCTGATTGGTCGGCGACAAGGTCAACGACGTTTCCGCTGGGCGACCCCGGAAACCATACAATACTGCGATGACAGCTCTCTCTACGAACTTAACGTTGACACAGGTAACAAGCGACTAATCGAACGCTACCCGTCTGCCTCAGAAAAATGGATTCTTGGCGCAACTGACTTCGCATTGGGACTGAAAAATAGTGCAATTGCCGATTGTACAGACCCTCGATTGGCTTCCGTTCTTGAAGGCAAAAGAGTTGCGCAATTTGCGGTGCATCGGTCGAACGAGAGGGCGCGTCTCGTATTGAGTCTTGGTTCACGCACGATACCAATCATCTTCGATTCCCAAAGCCACGACGATGAAATCGCTGTGGGAGATAAACACTTTGTGAATGTGGCCCAGTTCGACTGGTCACCCGATGGTAAGAAGATAGCCGCGGTTGGGAACGGGCTTCAATCGGATGATGGCACTCCGGCCTACCATGGATGGCTCTACATGATTGATGCGAGCACCGGATCAATCGATCAACGAGTTCAAGTCGGTTTGTCGCGTGATGGGGCTCGAACGGTCGACTGGTCAAACGACGGGACAATGTTGGCCGTGGGGAACGATGTCGGTATATGCGAAACGTACACGTCAGGTGACCTAATGAAAGTTGCCGGCGATAACCTTCATCGAGCAAAAGTGAATTCGGTCGACATTCATCCCGATGGTCGAACGGTCGCGTCCGGTGGAGAGGATCACGTTGTCTTGGTGTGGGACGCGAATTCCGGGGAAATCCTCCTTCGCTGGCAACTCGATCATGAAGCACGTCAAGTCGCATGGTCACAAGATGGGAGACGGCTTGGTGCTTACGACGCTGGAGGGAAACTTCACATCTGGGACATCGTCCGGGGAGAACAATTTGCCGGTTCAGACGCGTTTCTGGGCCGAATGGATTACCAAGTGAAAGAGGACATGTTTCGGTCGATCGATGCGGAACAATGGGACGCCGCCGCGACGTATGCCAGTTGTTGGATCGATCTTGCGGGAACTGAAATTGATTCTCCCTACTATTGCGCGGCTCTGCTGAAACTTGCCGTCGGAGACAAAGAGTCAGCTCGGTCGGTCGTCGATCAAATGCTCGCTAGACTTCCAGGAACAGATCCGCCCTCCAAGGAATCTTGGATACCGTGGACCGCTTCGTTGGCGTCAAATCTTTTTAAAGATTCGGATAGGGTCATCGAAGTCGCGCGTCGCACAGCCCACGAAAATCCCGAGGATGAGTCGGCCGCTTTTAAGCTTGGCACGGTTCTCGTGAGAGCTGGCCGACATGAAGAAGCGGACAAGGTTTTCCGGGAATTGCGGTTGAAACGCGGCGAACGCAAGGCTCCGGTCAATTTTGGATTCTTCTATGCAATCAACACATGGCACCTAGGCGACGTGCGGCGAGCAAAGGAATTGTTGTCAGCGGCCGACGAGGTCGCGGAATCGGAACTGAAATCCGATTCAGCGTGGAATCGCCTG